Proteins co-encoded in one Sulfurimonas sp. HSL1-2 genomic window:
- the rplQ gene encoding 50S ribosomal protein L17, translating into MRHRHGYRKLGRTSAHRAALLKNMSIALIENGKIETTLPKAKELRSYVEKLITTARKGDSNAHRAVFASLQSKEAVKKLMNEVAPEYKERNGGYTRIIKTRTRRGDAAPMAFIELV; encoded by the coding sequence ATGAGACATCGTCACGGATACCGCAAGCTCGGACGCACAAGCGCGCACCGCGCCGCCCTGCTGAAAAACATGAGCATTGCGTTGATCGAAAACGGAAAAATCGAAACGACGCTGCCGAAAGCGAAAGAGCTCCGCTCTTACGTCGAAAAGCTGATCACGACGGCACGCAAAGGTGACTCCAACGCGCACCGCGCCGTCTTCGCTTCCCTGCAGAGCAAAGAAGCGGTCAAAAAACTGATGAACGAAGTTGCACCGGAATACAAAGAGCGCAACGGCGGTTATACCCGCATCATCAAAACCAGAACACGCCGCGGTGACGCAGCGCCGATGGCTTTCATCGAACTGGTATAA
- a CDS encoding DNA-directed RNA polymerase subunit alpha, which translates to MKKIKTAPLLPEEFVVEQISDTEANIIAYPFETGYAVSLAHPLRRFLLSSSVGYAPIAIKIEGAKHEFDSVRGMLEDISDFIINLKSIRFKLKNDAKEATIDYSFVGPCEIKGSDLINDNVDVVTPDAFLATLNEDATLNFSLKIFQGIGYVPSEDIRDEVEEGYIALDAFFTPVRKATYAIQNVLVEDNPNFEKVVLNIVTDGQISPLDAFRNALNVMHAQMAVFSSEISIQSPATIERAEASEEIGKLTAPIEELGLSARSFNCLDRADLKYIGEIVLMSQNDLKNVKNLGKKSYDEIVEKLEEAGFQVGQEMSDETISVLKKKIESE; encoded by the coding sequence ATGAAAAAGATCAAAACAGCTCCGCTTCTGCCCGAAGAGTTCGTCGTCGAGCAGATCAGCGATACCGAAGCGAATATCATTGCCTATCCGTTCGAGACAGGTTATGCGGTTTCACTGGCGCACCCGCTGCGCCGGTTCCTGCTGAGCAGCTCGGTAGGCTATGCGCCGATCGCGATCAAGATCGAGGGAGCCAAGCACGAGTTCGACTCCGTGCGCGGTATGCTCGAAGATATTTCTGACTTTATCATCAACCTCAAAAGCATCCGTTTCAAACTGAAAAACGATGCCAAAGAGGCGACGATCGATTACAGCTTCGTCGGACCGTGCGAGATCAAAGGAAGCGATCTGATCAATGACAACGTTGACGTCGTCACACCGGACGCTTTCCTCGCGACACTGAACGAAGATGCGACGCTGAACTTCTCACTGAAGATCTTCCAGGGGATCGGTTACGTCCCGAGCGAAGATATCCGCGACGAAGTCGAAGAGGGCTACATCGCTCTCGACGCGTTCTTTACGCCGGTCCGCAAAGCGACCTATGCGATCCAGAACGTCCTCGTCGAAGACAACCCGAACTTTGAGAAGGTTGTCCTCAACATCGTCACCGATGGCCAGATCAGCCCGCTGGACGCTTTCCGCAATGCCCTGAACGTCATGCATGCGCAGATGGCGGTTTTCAGCAGCGAAATCAGCATCCAGTCCCCGGCAACGATCGAGCGTGCGGAAGCTTCCGAAGAGATCGGCAAGCTGACGGCACCGATCGAAGAGCTCGGCCTTTCAGCACGCAGCTTCAACTGCCTTGACCGTGCCGACCTGAAATACATCGGTGAGATCGTCCTGATGAGCCAGAATGACCTTAAAAACGTTAAGAATCTTGGCAAAAAATCGTATGACGAGATCGTTGAAAAGCTCGAAGAAGCCGGCTTCCAGGTCGGTCAGGAGATGAGCGACGAGACGATCAGCGTACTGAAAAAGAAAATTGAATCTGAATAA
- the rpsD gene encoding 30S ribosomal protein S4 — MARYRGPVEKIERRFGVSLNLKGERRLAGKSALDKRPYAPGQHGQRRKKVSEYGTQLNEKQKAKFMYGISEKQMRAIFAEAKRREGNTGTNLVLLLEQRLDNVVYRMGFASTRRFARQFVTHGHILVDGKRVDIPSYRVKPGQKVEIREKSKNNVQVVRAIELTNQTGMAPWVDVDGEKKFGIFTRLPEREEVVIPVEERFIVELYSK; from the coding sequence ATGGCAAGATACAGAGGTCCAGTAGAGAAAATCGAAAGAAGATTCGGCGTCAGCCTTAACCTGAAGGGTGAGCGTCGTCTGGCAGGCAAATCTGCACTCGACAAACGTCCTTATGCTCCGGGTCAGCACGGCCAGCGCCGCAAGAAAGTGTCTGAATACGGCACACAGCTGAACGAGAAGCAAAAAGCGAAGTTCATGTACGGTATCTCCGAAAAGCAGATGCGTGCGATCTTTGCTGAAGCAAAACGCCGCGAAGGCAACACCGGTACGAACCTTGTTCTCCTGCTCGAGCAGCGCCTGGACAACGTCGTATACCGCATGGGATTCGCGTCTACACGCCGTTTCGCACGCCAGTTCGTTACCCATGGTCACATCCTGGTTGACGGCAAGCGTGTCGACATCCCTTCTTACCGTGTCAAACCGGGCCAGAAGGTCGAAATCCGCGAAAAGAGCAAGAACAACGTTCAGGTTGTCCGCGCAATCGAACTGACCAACCAGACAGGTATGGCTCCGTGGGTTGACGTTGACGGCGAGAAGAAGTTCGGGATCTTTACCCGCCTTCCGGAGCGTGAAGAAGTTGTTATTCCAGTGGAAGAACGTTTCATCGTCGAGCTTTACTCGAAATAA
- the rpsK gene encoding 30S ribosomal protein S11: MAKRKVTRKKVVKKNIARGIVHISASFNNTLVTVTDEMGNMIAWSSAGSLGFKGSKKSTPFAAQQAVEAALEKAMVHGIKEVGIKVQGPGSGRETAVKSVGAIEGVRVTFMKDVTPLPHNGCRAPKRRRV, encoded by the coding sequence ATGGCAAAACGTAAAGTAACTCGTAAAAAAGTTGTCAAGAAGAACATTGCACGCGGTATCGTGCATATTTCTGCGTCTTTCAACAACACGCTCGTTACCGTTACCGATGAAATGGGTAATATGATCGCTTGGAGTTCTGCTGGTAGCCTTGGTTTCAAGGGTTCCAAGAAGTCTACTCCGTTCGCGGCACAGCAGGCGGTTGAAGCCGCTTTGGAAAAAGCAATGGTACACGGCATCAAAGAGGTCGGTATCAAGGTTCAGGGGCCGGGTTCAGGCCGTGAAACAGCAGTTAAATCTGTGGGTGCAATCGAAGGTGTCCGCGTGACGTTCATGAAAGACGTTACTCCGCTGCCGCATAACGGTTGCCGCGCACCGAAACGTCGTAGAGTGTAA
- the rpsM gene encoding 30S ribosomal protein S13 yields MARIAGVDLPKKKRVEYGLTYIYGVGLHTSRLILDATGIDYNKRVYELSEDDVANITKEIREKYMVEGDLRKQVAMDIKGLMDLGNYRGLRHRKGLPCRGQKTKTNARTRKGKRRTVGAA; encoded by the coding sequence ATGGCACGTATTGCTGGTGTAGACCTTCCTAAGAAAAAACGCGTTGAGTACGGCCTGACCTACATCTATGGTGTCGGCCTTCACACGTCACGCCTGATCCTCGATGCTACGGGTATCGATTACAACAAGCGTGTCTATGAGCTCTCCGAAGACGATGTCGCGAATATCACGAAAGAGATCCGCGAAAAATACATGGTCGAAGGTGACCTGCGCAAACAAGTCGCAATGGACATCAAAGGCCTGATGGACCTCGGTAACTACCGCGGTCTCCGCCACCGTAAGGGACTGCCTTGCCGCGGTCAGAAAACGAAGACAAACGCACGTACCCGTAAAGGGAAGCGTCGTACTGTCGGCGCAGCGTAA
- the rpmJ gene encoding 50S ribosomal protein L36, giving the protein MKVRSSVKKMCDDCKVIKRKGIVRVICKNPKHKQRQG; this is encoded by the coding sequence ATGAAAGTACGTTCTTCCGTCAAGAAGATGTGTGATGACTGTAAAGTCATCAAGCGCAAAGGGATCGTCAGAGTTATCTGTAAGAACCCTAAACATAAACAGAGACAAGGATAA
- a CDS encoding BspA family leucine-rich repeat surface protein, with product MTTAVVITLLAGCGGGSSGGGTGDNADAFMMTVKTDNPGTTSSTEFRIPTTGAGYDYSVDCDSDGVVEDVNVTGDYICTYPEEGNYTVSVTGAFPQIYFNEDFDSDKLLSVKQWGTGQWRSMANAFQGCSNLQFEAVDQPDLSQVQDMSRMFMRATAFNSDIGDWNVSSVTNMNGMFWYAGAFNRDISGWDVGSVTDMSNMFNYAGTFNQPIGAWDVGSVTTMAGMFLNADSFNQAIGAWDVGSVTSMIGMFSQADSFNQPIGGWNVGSVTSMAGMFYLATAFDKDIGFWDVSSVTDMQNMFYGASSFNRYLGFWKVGSVTNMSQMFRSASAFNGYIENWNTGSVTNMNYMFANAGSFTNHDLSVWNVANVTDHYLFSANWGSGNTEPIWP from the coding sequence TTGACGACGGCTGTGGTGATAACGTTGCTGGCCGGATGCGGCGGGGGATCGTCGGGGGGCGGTACGGGCGACAATGCTGATGCATTTATGATGACCGTTAAAACGGATAACCCCGGTACGACAAGCAGCACGGAGTTCCGGATCCCGACGACGGGAGCGGGATACGACTACAGCGTCGACTGCGACAGCGACGGCGTGGTTGAAGATGTCAATGTCACGGGGGACTATATCTGTACCTACCCGGAGGAGGGGAATTACACCGTTTCCGTCACCGGTGCGTTCCCGCAGATCTATTTCAACGAGGATTTCGACAGCGACAAACTGCTCAGTGTGAAGCAGTGGGGCACGGGCCAATGGCGTTCGATGGCAAACGCGTTTCAGGGGTGCTCCAATCTGCAATTCGAAGCGGTGGATCAGCCGGACCTTTCGCAGGTGCAGGATATGAGCCGCATGTTTATGAGGGCGACTGCTTTCAATTCGGATATCGGGGATTGGAACGTCAGCAGCGTGACGAACATGAACGGCATGTTCTGGTATGCCGGCGCGTTCAACCGGGACATAAGCGGATGGGATGTCGGCAGCGTGACGGATATGAGCAATATGTTTAATTATGCCGGCACGTTCAACCAGCCTATCGGCGCCTGGGATGTCGGCAGTGTGACGACGATGGCGGGTATGTTCCTCAATGCAGACTCCTTTAACCAGGCCATCGGGGCCTGGGATGTCGGCAGTGTAACGAGTATGATCGGCATGTTTAGTCAGGCAGATTCCTTTAACCAGCCTATCGGTGGCTGGAACGTCGGCAGTGTGACGAGTATGGCCGGCATGTTCTATCTGGCGACTGCGTTTGACAAAGATATCGGTTTCTGGGACGTCAGCAGTGTCACGGATATGCAAAACATGTTTTACGGTGCAAGTTCGTTCAACCGCTATCTTGGTTTTTGGAAGGTCGGCAGTGTGACAAATATGAGCCAGATGTTCAGGTCTGCCTCTGCCTTCAACGGCTATATTGAAAATTGGAACACAGGCAGTGTCACTAACATGAATTACATGTTCGCCAATGCAGGAAGTTTTACAAATCATGACCTGAGCGTATGGAACGTGGCAAACGTCACAGACCATTACTTGTTTAGTGCCAACTGGGGTAGTGGAAATACTGAACCGATATGGCCGTAG
- a CDS encoding response regulator transcription factor, giving the protein MDILIVEDETVVARQLEETLHQEAYKTVAAGSVAAAKHAMQEQNFDLILLDWNLPDGDGITLLHLWREQKIRIPVLVLSANITVDDRVHALNAGADDYLCKPHSSIELLARVRALLRRDAPLKSSKLSAEDVVVDIIAREVSVSHIPVKLSLAEFDLLTLLMQHQGIVLTRFQLNEHISKDFDRISVSNLIDVHIRNIRKKLDRPELIQTVRGVGYTIKT; this is encoded by the coding sequence GTGGACATCCTGATCGTCGAAGACGAAACCGTCGTGGCCCGGCAGCTTGAAGAGACCCTGCACCAGGAGGCCTACAAGACTGTGGCGGCGGGGAGTGTCGCTGCAGCAAAACACGCCATGCAGGAGCAGAACTTCGACCTTATCCTGCTGGACTGGAACCTCCCCGACGGCGACGGGATCACCCTGTTGCACCTGTGGCGGGAGCAGAAAATCCGTATTCCCGTCCTCGTCCTTTCGGCCAACATCACCGTCGACGACCGGGTACACGCGCTTAACGCCGGTGCCGACGACTACCTCTGCAAACCCCACTCCAGTATCGAACTCCTTGCACGCGTCCGCGCCCTGCTGCGACGGGACGCACCGCTTAAAAGCTCAAAGCTCAGTGCCGAGGATGTCGTCGTCGATATCATCGCCCGGGAGGTCAGCGTCAGCCACATCCCCGTCAAGCTCAGCCTGGCCGAATTCGACCTGCTGACGCTCCTGATGCAGCACCAGGGCATCGTCCTGACCCGTTTCCAGCTCAACGAACACATCAGCAAGGATTTCGACCGGATCTCGGTCAGTAACCTCATCGATGTCCATATCCGCAATATCCGCAAGAAACTTGACCGCCCGGAGCTGATCCAGACCGTCCGCGGCGTCGGCTATACCATTAAAACATAA
- a CDS encoding ATP-binding protein — protein MIAWVRRHMAVKLLLLIFLVGVVPYAAILAYTLVSEEKLYTEHFYDEQQGRMGQVAADVGNHIAQLYRELHFLAGSVVMDDLLINDLDRRVASLLERYKAVYDLDFSLLALGLDGRVIASTEVMQTGKPYARYRAFESAVGHTSPYQADENTLLLEVPVRAALGSDRIIGYLVMEYRTANLQRFNLEGPSASTLLFNPETRHSIGGPLPPFAVEGQTGTVESKRSVWFYRALAPQLSGWYVGYHMDRALQRSLIDDLNRLLTLLLLFGVGMIAAAAFWFSRRIVAPLGALQRQASDMVRTGQYSLPVASGRTDEIGQLAQAFNAMAGDIRQAFEALERENVFRLQRLTQMIALFHHLMETEEESACLKTALTELKTLAPEYNVRFARAGAAKSMPTLFVYDFEHETLKYYGSLMLPEGLAEEEQAFFRAVASMIAARIGQIRAYNRLRRDSAAKTAFISHLSHDLRTPLHAILSQTQFLVGYGRLEAGALERIGGIEHAAQQLLGMVNDLLDLARLDAGKYEPELETLQTAEIAEMFDEVGALLAPLAEQKGVALLLPESVPNATVVADRRFLRQILLNLLSNAVKFTDSGNVSCGFDTTESILCLRVHDTGRGMTAETLKHVFEPFVQSEKRDRARGGSGLGLALSRRYAQHIGAELTLASEGVGRGSTARLCLTTL, from the coding sequence GTGATCGCCTGGGTCAGGCGGCACATGGCCGTCAAACTGCTCCTGCTGATTTTCCTGGTCGGCGTGGTGCCGTATGCGGCGATTCTTGCCTATACGCTCGTGAGCGAAGAAAAGCTCTATACGGAGCATTTTTACGACGAGCAGCAGGGGCGGATGGGGCAGGTGGCTGCGGATGTCGGAAATCATATTGCGCAGCTTTACCGTGAGTTGCACTTCCTGGCCGGTTCGGTCGTGATGGACGACCTGCTGATCAATGACCTTGACCGGCGGGTGGCATCGCTGCTGGAGCGCTACAAAGCAGTGTATGATCTTGATTTTTCACTGCTGGCACTCGGGCTTGACGGCCGTGTGATCGCCTCCACGGAAGTGATGCAGACGGGGAAACCCTATGCACGCTACCGGGCTTTCGAATCGGCGGTGGGGCATACCTCTCCTTACCAGGCTGATGAGAATACGCTCCTGCTGGAAGTACCGGTTCGCGCCGCGCTGGGATCGGACCGGATTATCGGTTACCTGGTGATGGAGTACCGTACAGCGAATCTGCAGCGTTTCAACCTGGAGGGCCCCTCGGCGTCAACCCTGTTGTTCAACCCCGAGACGCGGCACAGTATCGGGGGGCCACTGCCGCCGTTCGCGGTGGAGGGACAGACGGGGACGGTAGAGTCGAAGCGGTCGGTCTGGTTTTACCGGGCGCTGGCACCGCAGCTGTCGGGATGGTACGTAGGGTACCATATGGACCGTGCATTGCAGCGTTCACTGATCGATGACCTTAACCGGCTGCTGACGCTGTTGCTGCTCTTTGGCGTCGGTATGATTGCTGCGGCCGCCTTCTGGTTTTCCCGTCGTATCGTCGCACCGCTCGGAGCCCTGCAGCGCCAGGCGTCGGATATGGTGCGGACCGGCCAGTACAGCCTCCCTGTCGCCAGCGGCCGTACGGATGAGATCGGGCAGCTGGCACAGGCGTTCAATGCGATGGCGGGCGACATCCGCCAGGCCTTCGAAGCTCTGGAGCGGGAAAATGTCTTCCGCCTGCAGCGTTTGACGCAGATGATCGCCCTTTTCCACCACTTGATGGAGACGGAGGAGGAGAGCGCCTGTCTGAAAACGGCCCTGACCGAACTGAAGACACTCGCCCCCGAATATAATGTCCGTTTTGCCCGTGCCGGTGCGGCCAAATCGATGCCGACACTGTTCGTGTACGACTTCGAGCATGAAACGCTCAAATACTACGGCTCGCTTATGCTGCCTGAAGGGCTGGCGGAGGAGGAACAGGCGTTTTTCCGTGCGGTTGCCTCGATGATTGCGGCGCGCATCGGCCAGATCCGCGCCTATAACCGGCTGCGCCGCGATTCGGCGGCCAAAACGGCGTTTATCTCCCACCTCTCCCACGACCTGCGCACCCCGCTGCACGCCATTTTGTCTCAGACCCAGTTTCTGGTCGGGTACGGCCGTCTGGAAGCCGGTGCACTTGAACGCATCGGGGGGATCGAACATGCCGCGCAGCAACTGCTGGGGATGGTGAACGACCTGTTGGATCTGGCACGGCTGGATGCCGGTAAATACGAGCCGGAACTCGAAACCCTCCAGACGGCGGAGATCGCTGAGATGTTTGATGAGGTCGGGGCGCTGCTTGCCCCCCTGGCGGAGCAAAAAGGGGTGGCACTCCTTCTGCCGGAGTCCGTGCCGAACGCGACGGTGGTCGCCGACCGCCGTTTCCTGCGACAGATCCTCCTCAATTTGCTTTCCAACGCCGTGAAGTTTACCGACAGCGGCAACGTTTCGTGCGGGTTTGATACGACCGAGTCTATACTCTGTCTCCGGGTGCACGACACGGGGCGGGGGATGACGGCCGAGACGCTGAAACATGTCTTCGAGCCCTTCGTGCAGTCGGAGAAAAGGGACCGGGCACGCGGCGGTAGCGGCCTGGGCCTGGCCCTGAGCCGGCGGTATGCCCAGCATATCGGTGCGGAACTGACGCTCGCCAGCGAGGGCGTGGGCCGGGGGAGCACGGCGCGTCTCTGTTTGACGACGCTGTAA
- a CDS encoding S1-like domain-containing RNA-binding protein produces the protein MNSTLTPTLDFGRINTLRIDRFAVPGAYLMAEDGSDVLLPNQYVTDAMEIDDLLEVFVYTDSEDRPVATTDRPAAMRDEFGFFTVVDVAKFGAFVDWGLPKDLLVPKNRQKTPFKVGEKRFLRVVKDEESDRLVGVERISKYLSHSPRGYHPNKEVKLLFIAKTPLGFKVIVDDAYEGLAFDNEIFEPIAVGDSRTGYVKQVRADGNFDVSLQPVGKTARAGSDQAKVLGPLDAAGGMLPYNSKSDPDLITRTFGLSKKAFKRALVQLQESGDIEVKETGIYRK, from the coding sequence ATGAATAGTACCCTTACCCCTACCCTTGACTTCGGCCGTATCAATACGCTCCGGATCGACCGCTTCGCCGTGCCGGGCGCCTACCTGATGGCGGAAGACGGCAGCGATGTCCTGCTGCCCAACCAGTACGTCACCGACGCCATGGAAATCGACGACCTCCTCGAGGTCTTTGTCTATACCGACTCCGAGGACCGCCCCGTCGCGACCACCGACCGCCCGGCGGCGATGCGCGACGAATTCGGCTTTTTCACCGTCGTCGACGTCGCCAAATTCGGCGCCTTCGTCGACTGGGGACTGCCCAAGGACCTGCTGGTACCGAAGAACCGCCAGAAGACCCCCTTCAAAGTCGGTGAAAAGCGTTTTTTGCGGGTCGTCAAAGATGAAGAGTCCGACCGTCTCGTCGGGGTGGAGCGCATCAGCAAGTACCTCTCGCATTCCCCGCGGGGCTACCACCCGAACAAAGAGGTGAAACTGCTCTTTATCGCCAAAACGCCCCTGGGCTTCAAAGTGATCGTCGACGATGCCTACGAGGGGCTCGCCTTCGATAACGAGATCTTCGAACCAATCGCGGTCGGCGACAGCCGGACAGGCTATGTGAAACAGGTCCGTGCCGACGGCAACTTTGACGTCAGCCTTCAGCCCGTCGGCAAAACGGCCCGCGCCGGCAGCGACCAGGCGAAGGTCCTCGGCCCCCTCGACGCGGCGGGCGGCATGCTGCCGTACAACTCCAAAAGCGACCCGGATCTCATCACCAGAACCTTCGGCCTGAGCAAGAAAGCCTTCAAAAGAGCCCTTGTCCAGCTGCAGGAGAGCGGCGATATCGAGGTCAAGGAGACCGGGATCTACCGCAAATAA
- the amrS gene encoding AmmeMemoRadiSam system radical SAM enzyme: MSAPAWLSKKLDDGRILCEACHQHCKLSEGEYGVCGIRKVEGGQLQLLTYGLAAAVNVDPVEKKPMFHFLPASRAFSFGTVGCNFSCKFCQNADISQYPKEHHHEITGQPLSPEQIVALAQKYGCDSIAYTYNEPVVFFEYTYDTAKLAHEAGLKNIYVTSGFETHKAIDTLLPYLDGMNIDIKGYTEDFYEDICGAKLKPVLDTVKYAHDKGIWIEVTTLLIPGKNDSDEEIRKIARFVADLDVNIPWHVSGFYPMYKMLDVPPTPPTTLIRAYEIGKEEGLNFVYIGNYDDEDRESTYCPNCGFKVINRSGHIGQFVQNHLTEEGNCPQCGTHIPGVWS, from the coding sequence ATGTCAGCCCCTGCATGGTTATCAAAAAAACTCGATGACGGCCGCATCCTCTGCGAGGCATGCCACCAGCACTGCAAACTTTCAGAAGGCGAGTATGGCGTCTGCGGTATCCGGAAAGTCGAAGGGGGGCAGCTGCAGCTGCTGACCTACGGCCTGGCCGCAGCCGTGAACGTCGACCCGGTCGAAAAAAAACCGATGTTCCACTTCCTGCCGGCGAGCAGGGCCTTCTCGTTCGGAACGGTCGGCTGCAATTTTTCGTGCAAATTCTGCCAGAACGCGGACATCTCCCAGTATCCCAAGGAGCATCACCACGAGATTACGGGGCAGCCGCTCAGCCCCGAACAGATCGTCGCCCTGGCCCAAAAATACGGCTGCGATTCGATCGCCTATACCTATAACGAACCGGTCGTATTTTTCGAATATACCTACGATACGGCCAAACTCGCCCACGAAGCGGGCCTCAAGAACATCTACGTCACCAGCGGCTTCGAGACCCATAAGGCCATCGACACCCTGCTACCCTACCTCGACGGGATGAACATCGATATCAAGGGGTACACGGAGGATTTTTACGAGGATATCTGCGGCGCCAAACTCAAACCCGTACTCGATACGGTCAAATATGCCCACGACAAAGGGATCTGGATCGAAGTGACGACCCTGCTGATTCCCGGAAAGAATGACAGTGACGAGGAGATAAGAAAGATCGCGCGCTTCGTGGCCGATCTCGATGTAAACATCCCCTGGCACGTCAGCGGCTTCTACCCGATGTACAAGATGCTCGACGTCCCGCCGACACCGCCCACCACCCTGATCCGCGCCTACGAGATCGGCAAGGAGGAGGGGCTGAACTTCGTCTACATCGGCAACTACGACGACGAGGACCGCGAATCGACCTACTGCCCCAACTGCGGTTTCAAGGTGATCAACCGCAGCGGCCACATCGGCCAGTTTGTACAGAACCACCTTACCGAGGAGGGGAACTGCCCGCAGTGCGGGACTCACATCCCGGGGGTGTGGTCGTAA
- a CDS encoding diguanylate cyclase yields the protein MIRSNISLFEGVLHRAFDRFYEDLIKNAYVEEFLKGVDLVRLKQSQLSSFLEAVYDEDEAFFARFKQLGLFHFKMGLPYVEYRGAFDTLYAFLIDELEEVNDITGLPEAIELYIRRAINASAAGYLEPNLDNDQKTLERQIKQQIGIPAVKEHLEWILEVIKDIRLMNPEARIEFDEHRCMCGSWLHSEELVKFIPDPMVRKDMLDTHREIHLITKNIYRSIRRGDYHKIFIDYVMLVRQSMYLYNELNINVTQQTLIDDVSKDALTGLLNRRDLMEILSSEIRLHGLIGSLFCVVMFDLDHFKAVNDTCGHQDGDTVIVGMAETLLTHLRKTDHIFRYGGEEFLAILPGTTAKEAFAICEKIRSAFEAHTWEGCVITTPVTVSIGIAEYSERLRDNPRHLVFEADMNLYRAKQLGRNRTVM from the coding sequence ATGATCAGATCGAACATCTCCCTTTTCGAAGGGGTGCTGCACCGTGCCTTTGACCGTTTTTATGAGGACCTGATCAAGAACGCCTATGTTGAGGAGTTTCTCAAAGGCGTAGACCTCGTCCGCCTCAAGCAGTCCCAGCTTAGCAGTTTCCTCGAGGCCGTCTATGATGAAGATGAGGCTTTTTTCGCACGCTTTAAACAGCTGGGCCTCTTTCATTTCAAGATGGGCCTGCCCTATGTCGAGTACCGCGGTGCTTTCGACACACTCTATGCCTTTTTGATCGATGAGCTTGAAGAGGTGAACGATATTACGGGCCTGCCGGAAGCGATCGAGCTCTATATCCGCCGGGCCATCAACGCCAGTGCTGCCGGTTACCTGGAGCCGAACCTGGACAACGACCAGAAGACCCTCGAGCGGCAGATCAAACAGCAGATCGGCATCCCCGCGGTCAAAGAGCACCTGGAGTGGATCCTCGAGGTCATCAAGGATATCCGGCTGATGAACCCCGAAGCGCGGATCGAGTTTGACGAACACCGCTGTATGTGCGGCAGCTGGCTGCACAGCGAGGAGCTTGTCAAGTTCATCCCGGACCCGATGGTGCGCAAGGATATGCTCGATACGCACCGGGAGATCCACCTGATCACCAAGAATATCTACCGATCCATCCGCCGTGGAGACTATCACAAGATCTTTATCGACTACGTCATGCTGGTCCGCCAGTCGATGTACCTCTACAACGAACTCAATATCAATGTGACGCAGCAGACTTTGATCGATGATGTCTCAAAGGATGCCCTGACGGGCTTGCTGAACCGCCGGGACCTGATGGAGATCCTCAGCAGCGAGATCCGTCTGCACGGCCTTATCGGCAGTCTCTTCTGCGTCGTCATGTTCGACCTCGACCATTTCAAAGCGGTCAATGACACCTGCGGCCACCAGGACGGAGATACGGTCATCGTCGGGATGGCGGAAACGCTTTTGACCCATCTGCGCAAGACGGATCACATCTTCCGGTACGGCGGCGAAGAGTTCCTGGCGATCCTGCCGGGGACGACGGCAAAAGAGGCGTTTGCGATCTGTGAAAAAATACGGTCAGCGTTTGAAGCCCATACATGGGAGGGGTGTGTCATTACGACGCCGGTCACGGTGAGTATCGGCATCGCCGAATACAGCGAACGGCTGCGCGACAACCCCCGCCACCTCGTCTTCGAAGCGGATATGAACCTCTACCGTGCCAAACAGCTCGGTCGCAACCGGACGGTGATGTAA